The Nicotiana sylvestris chromosome 6, ASM39365v2, whole genome shotgun sequence genomic sequence caaaaactaAACTAATTCTATAAACAAACACATCTttgatttttattcttttatgagAAAAAAAACTTTCAAAACTTATGGCCAAACATATAGGAAGAATGTCTTCgtgacatgaaattagtggggttctttaattattttttttaagtgtggggtcaATTTCTAGTATTTACCTTCAAAGTGGAGCAGTAAACAGTATTTCGGGAGAAATCATTTGAAAAGTCCAAAAATGTCTAATCTTGTCACATAATTCCCGGTCCATTAATTATTGTCATTTCCATTTAAACCCCTCAGGCCTACAAAACCGGCCCTCCACCGCCTCCGGAACTCTAGAGTCGTGAGTCGTCACTGTAAATTTCCACATTCTAAACTCACCAACTTGGTCACAGAAATCCCATCACCACCCAATCAAATCAAAGCACACGACTACAAATTTCCTCATCTAATCCACGTGTCATATCACGCAATACAACTTCCTTGTAGCAAAATTTACTTTCACTGTAACTTTAGCATCTCTCATTAATTTTAACCTCACTAGATTATCGCAATTAAAACTAACCACGGTTAGTTAGTACACTTAACCATGGTTAAAACTTCCACTTTTCCACCTTTATATACAAACTGAACATCACCGCCAAAACTTCCAAAGCCACCTTTCACTACAATGATCGGAGGAAAAAACCACCACCTTAATCCGACGGTTGATATTCCATCATGGCCATACATCGATGATCAAACGGCTAACATGCACTTCATGTTAAGCCCGAACGAGAATTCCAATTCTACCCCTAATTTTGCTGAAGATTATTGCTCTCAGTTTGAGTTAGAAAATGGAGAAATTGAACTTCCGGTGGACATGTACGCATGTGATAATTTCAGGATGTTTGAGTTCAAGGTGAGGAACTGCGCACGTGGGAGGTCACACGATTGGACTGAATGTCCGTACCTTCACCCCGGCGAAAAAGCTCGTCGGAGGGACCCACGTAAGTATCACTATTCCGGCACTGCATGCCCGGATTTTCGTAAGGGGAATTGTTTGAGAGGCGATGGGTGCGAGTTTGCTCATGGCGTATTTGAGTGTTGGCTTCACCCAGCTCGCTATCGTACGCAGCCGTGTAAAGATGGTGTGAACTGTAAACGTAGGGTTTGTTTCTTTGCTCATTCAGCTGATCAATTGAGAGTATTGAGCCCGAACACTGACTCAGCGTTTGAGCATCAATCTCCTCGGCTATGCGGTAGAGCTTTGCAATTTGTTTCGTCGCCCGAGTCGAGTTCCCCGCCGACTGAGTCACCCCCTATGTCTCCGATGCTGAGTCGGTCGTTGGGTTCAAACTCGGTTAATGACGTAATGGCTTCGCTTCGTCAGTTGCAGTTGAGCAGGTTGAATTCCATGCCTTCGGCTTGGAAAGTGCAATTGGGATCTCCTAGACTCGGGTCGCCTGGACGACCCGTGACCCGACCCGGTTTCTGTAGCTTGCCTGTCACGCCGACTGGGGAATTGACCCGACCCGGGAAACGGTGCTTTGATCTGTGGGAGGAGGAACCTGTGTTTGAGAGGGTAGAGTCAGGTAGGGAATTAAGGGTAAAGATGTTTGCGAGGTTGAGCAAAGCGAATCCACTTGATGGGGTTAACCCGAATCTGAATTCGGATGCTCCGAACCCGGATGTCGGGTGGGTTTCGGATCTGATCCAATAATATGGTGTGCCTTTTTTTGCTTCCTCTATTTTTTGCTTGTTTATGTTAAGGTGGGAGGAGGAAGAATATTTGGAAATCCTAACTTAATTTTTGGGTTTTATTGTATGTTTGTATATTCTTAGTAAGAATTTAGTGGTAGCAAATATGGAAAATGATGTTTGGTTATAAGGGGAAAAGTTGTTTAGgatcttttttttggatttgttAGGAGCTATTTATGGAAATTTAGGATTTAGGAGGATTTATTTTGGATAAATGTTTAGACCAAAAAAGAAGGTAAATTTTCTTCTTCGAGTTGCTGAAGAAAAGACATAGCAAATCGAAGATGGATGATTTtgtgttgttttgatatttaatGTTTTTAAtcctcctatatatatatatgtatgtaagTAAATATGTTTGTACATTTATAATATTTGGTATTTCTATTTTTATTGTTATTGTCTTCAAGCTTCTTATTCACATGTTTTTCATATGTTTATTGTCTTGAATTTCTGCAAGAAAACTTTACTTTATTCCTTGTTCTAAACAAAGCCCAACGTCCTatatgttgcggaagccaaatgtatatagtgtgaataagtcacaactgctataccaaaaattatgacagccaccaaataataaataagacaataaaacaataataaagggaacaccagaatttacgaggttcggctaattttgcctactcctcggacacaaccaatattttatttcactccaaaaata encodes the following:
- the LOC104247856 gene encoding zinc finger CCCH domain-containing protein 20-like, which gives rise to MIGGKNHHLNPTVDIPSWPYIDDQTANMHFMLSPNENSNSTPNFAEDYCSQFELENGEIELPVDMYACDNFRMFEFKVRNCARGRSHDWTECPYLHPGEKARRRDPRKYHYSGTACPDFRKGNCLRGDGCEFAHGVFECWLHPARYRTQPCKDGVNCKRRVCFFAHSADQLRVLSPNTDSAFEHQSPRLCGRALQFVSSPESSSPPTESPPMSPMLSRSLGSNSVNDVMASLRQLQLSRLNSMPSAWKVQLGSPRLGSPGRPVTRPGFCSLPVTPTGELTRPGKRCFDLWEEEPVFERVESGRELRVKMFARLSKANPLDGVNPNLNSDAPNPDVGWVSDLIQ